One region of Kazachstania africana CBS 2517 chromosome 3, complete genome genomic DNA includes:
- the KAFR0C04640 gene encoding uncharacterized protein (ancestral locus Anc_6.347) has translation MFWLVLFGCVFTVCTSVLTTDRYFSFKMHKNTFPFVLLILTLNMMLLLGTDFLLPFDVFQASAVGSNGHTNKPLNETTVQELSHLRKRSNNVRFFEIIWPLIYWLQFAFCWFLIPVGISYISLKYALPRDDRRERFIKSILQNVKFYSLCLLGIIIGSLYLIMSTGHNLLEFKSLIITLSHLYSLSYTLILLSTGLIILPRDLINSVKVPSAISNNKLFVVLSKTNDDVNDSQLNLVDNADLILSSNELNNGDVTFNQLLNECKIEIESKLDDLKISTANRVSTELPKPITNLRKLNSTYNKFINHYYNYIYYQNHSNSIIHTLAQTQSNSINNLKKIAVFIIGLIATILSFLIIICEILPKKMNFLDKWLFHNGDNYYNFLIIFTILSYNTISSLYAMSKFKFNNFHLISNGNSNPSNVFYYSLYSSRLLFPLCFNLITLLPNNQKRSTFQIILFDRLNVIPLVKFLNNYLPMIFMVLIPLSYRFDLKQKILLNILGEEFYYQFFGMMLYDPLNEPTSTNAEPAVDAVTEGRYNMNEDYEYSLQDGKYLFERASTQFNLNVPGKNIPLNETPLNIYNDANPSRNTSTNNLTYL, from the coding sequence ATGTTCTGGCTAGTACTTTTTGGTTGTGTATTTACTGTATGCACCTCAGTGCTCACTACTGACAGGtatttttccttcaaaatGCATAAAAACACATTTCCCTTCGTTTTACTTATATTGACATTGAACATGATGCTACTGCTGGGAACAGACTTCCTTTTACCGTTTGATGTTTTTCAAGCATCTGCTGTTGGTAGCAATGGCCATACAAACAAGCCACTTAATGAAACGACTGTACAGGAACTGTCTCATCTACGAAAGAGATCCAATAACGTTCGGTTTTTCGAGATAATCTGGCCATTGATTTATTGGTTACAATTTGCATTTTGCTGGTTTTTGATACCGGTTGGTATTTCCTACATTTCGTTGAAATATGCGTTACCCAGAGATGACCGTCGTGAGAGGTTTATCAAGTCTATTTTGCAGAATGTGAAATTCTATTCTTTGTGTTTGTTAGGGATAATAATAGGTTCATTGTACCTAATAATGAGCACTGGCCACAATCTTTTAGAATTCAAGTCATTAATTATCACATTATCCCACCTATACTCCCTGAGTTATACGCTAATATTACTCTCTACGGGGTTGATTATTTTACCGAGGGATCTGATTAATTCTGTAAAAGTTCCAAGTGCCATATCTAATAACAAACTCTTTGTTGTACTGAGTAAAACGAATGATGATGTTAATGATTCTCAGTTGAACCTTGTAGATAATGCCGATTTGATATTAAGTTCGAACGAGTTAAACAATGGTGATGTTACTTTCAACCAACTGTTAAATGAATGTAAAATCGAAATTGAGTCAAAATTAGATGATCTGAAGATTTCAACGGCAAATAGAGTGTCAACAGAGTTGCCCAAACCTATTACCAACCTAAGAAAACTGAACAGTACATACAATAAGTTCATTAACCATTATTATAACTATATCTACTACCAAAATCATTCCAATTCAATCATACACACATTAGCACAAACacaatcaaattcaataaacaatttaaaaaaaattgctgTGTTCATCATAGGCCTAATTGCAACTATcttatcatttttaatcaTTATATGCGAAATATTACCAAAAAAGATGAACTTTCTTGACAAGTGGTTGTTCCATAATGGTGACAATTATTACAATTTCCTCATAATCTTCACGATTTTGTCATATAAtacaatttcttcactaTATGCCATGAgtaaattcaaattcaataattttcatctaatttCAAACGGTAACAGTAATCCTTCTAACGTTTTTTACTATTCCTTATACTCAAGTAGATTATTGTTCCCTTTATGCTTCAATTTGATCACATTATTACCAAACAATCAAAAGCGATCGACTTTTCAGATAATACTATTCGATAGACTAAACGTTATACCCCTGGTGAAGTTCTTGAACAATTACTTACCAATGATTTTTATGGTGTTAATTCCATTGAGTTATAGATTTGActtgaaacaaaaaattttgctcAATATTCTTGGTGAAGAGTTCTATTACCAATTTTTTGGCATGATGTTATATGATCCTTTGAATGAACCAACTTCCACAAACGCAGAGCCTGCTGTTGATGCTGTTACGGAAGGTAGGTATAATATGAATGAAGATTACGAATATTCCTTACAAGATGGTAAgtatttatttgaaaggGCCTCAACACaattcaatttgaatgtGCCCGGTAAGAATATCCCATTAAACGAAACCCCATTGAACATTTATAATGACGCTAACCCTTCTCGAAATACCAGTACAAATAACTTGACTTATCTGTAA
- the MRPS12 gene encoding mitochondrial 37S ribosomal protein uS12m (similar to Saccharomyces cerevisiae YNR036C; ancestral locus Anc_6.352): MVEMVGLLKALFSPNLRSFSTSSVVQATINQIKRGAGPPRRKKINTSPDLEHCPFKKGVVLRTMILKPKKPNSAQRKACRVKLSNGNVISAYIPGEGHNVQEHSIVLVRGGRCQDLPGVKYHLVRGNSDLGGVVGRISSRSKYGVKKPTS; encoded by the coding sequence ATGGTGGAAATGGTCGGCCTTCTAAAAGCACTCTTCAGTCCCAACCTACGATCTTTCAGCACAAGTTCGGTTGTTCAAGCCActataaatcaaataaagaGAGGTGCCGGCCCTCCAAGACGGAAGAAGATAAATACTTCACCAGATTTGGAACACTGCCCATTTAAGAAAGGTGTCGTATTGAGAACAATGATTCTAAAACCTAAGAAACCAAATTCAGCCCAAAGAAAAGCATGTAGAGTAAAACTTTCTAACGGCAATGTAATTTCGGCATATATCCCTGGGGAAGGTCATAACGTACAAGAACATAGTATCGTACTCGTTAGAGGTGGTAGATGTCAAGATTTGCCTGGTGTGAAATACCATTTAGTTCGAGGAAATAGTGATCTGGGAGGTGTTGTGGGCAGAATCTCATCCAGATCCAAATATGGTGTAAAAAAACCAACTTCATAG
- the HUB1 gene encoding ubiquitin-like protein HUB1 (similar to Saccharomyces cerevisiae HUB1 (YNR032C-A); ancestral locus Anc_6.343), with protein sequence MIEVIVSDRLGKKTKVKCLEDDTVGDLKKVLSVQIGSLPSKLVLQKGGTVLKDHITLGDYEIHSGTNLELYYV encoded by the coding sequence ATGATTGAAGTGATTGTTAGTGATAGATTGGGTAAAAAGACAAAAGTCAAGTGCTTAGAAGATGATACCGTAGGTGACTTGAAGAAAGTTCTATCGGTTCAAATTGGCAGCCTTCCTAGTAAGCTTGTATTACAAAAGGGAGGAACCGTTTTAAAAGATCATATAACGCTTGGTGATTATGAAATTCATAGCGGTACCAATCTAGAATTATACTATGTGTAA
- the PPG1 gene encoding putative serine/threonine-protein kinase PPG1 (similar to Saccharomyces cerevisiae PPG1 (YNR032W); ancestral locus Anc_6.342), giving the protein MELDECLEKLYVGQLLPEITIRALCFKLKEMLVKESNVIHITTPVTVVGDMHGQFHDMLEMFKIGGRVPDTNYLFLGDYVDRGLYSIETIMLLIVLKLRYPNRIHLLRGNHESRQITQSYGFYTECLNKYGDDSRVWHYLTDVFDHLVLCCIIDDSIFCVHGGLSPNVQTIDQIKIIDRFREIPHDGAMADLVWSDPEDNTGTNNLNGMDMITSNDPEVAFKQSLSVPSQQFQVSPRGAGYTFGRSVVEKFLYLNNMERIYRAHQLCNEGYQIYFDGLVTTVWSAPNYCYRCGNKASILELYSKNDYYFNVFDEAPENKINGLSQSSTSDITARKLLNDYFNDDNDLIDNDGSITETDVFSEEYQSKSASSRRVEYFL; this is encoded by the coding sequence ATGGAGTTGGATGAATGCCTGGAGAAGCTGTATGTGGGGCAATTGCTGCCGGAGATCACGATCAGGGCACTGTGTTTCAAGCTCAAGGAGATGCTTGTGAAAGAATCAAACGTCATACATATCACAACACCTGTTACTGTAGTTGGAGACATGCACGGTCAGTTTCATGATATGCTGGAGATGTTCAAGATAGGTGGTAGGGTTCCTGATACGAACTATCTGTTTCTGGGTGATTATGTCGATAGAGGCCTCTATAGTATTGAGACAATCATGCTCTTGATTGTATTGAAACTGAGGTATCCAAATAGAATACATTTATTGAGAGGCAACCACGAATCGAGGCAAATTACACAGAGTTACGGATTTTACACTGAATGTTTGAACAAGTATGGAGACGATTCTAGAGTTTGGCATTATCTGACGGATGTTTTTGATCACTTAGTACTATGTTGCATCATTGACgattcaatattttgcGTTCATGGTGGTCTCTCGCCGAATGTACAGACAATagatcaaataaaaattatagaTAGGTTTAGAGAGATCCCACACGATGGCGCAATGGCTGACTTGGTATGGTCCGATCCCGAGGATAATACTGGCACgaataatttgaatggtATGGACATGATTACATCGAATGATCCAGAGGTAGCGTTCAAACAATCTCTATCAGTCCCTTCGCAACAATTTCAAGTATCACCAAGAGGTGCTGGTTACACTTTTGGTAGGAGCGTGGTAGAAAAGTTTCTGTACTTGAATAATATGGAAAGAATTTATAGAGCTCACCAACTGTGTAATGAAGggtatcaaatttattttgatgGGCTTGTTACTACAGTATGGTCTGCTCCAAATTACTGTTATAGATGTGGCAATAAAGCTTCAATTCTTGAGCTGTATAGTAAGAACGACTACTATTTCAACGTATTTGATGAAGCTCCAGAAAATAAGATAAATGGATTAAGTCAATCTTCCACATCAGATATCACTGCACGAAAGCTGTTAAATGATTActtcaatgatgataatgaccttattgataatgatggtTCAATAACGGAAACGGACGTTTTTTCAGAAGAATATCAATCAAAATCAGCCTCTTCAAGACGTGTGGAGTATTTTTTATAA
- the RSM19 gene encoding mitochondrial 37S ribosomal protein uS19m (similar to Saccharomyces cerevisiae RSM19 (YNR037C); ancestral locus Anc_6.354), translated as MVFSTVRLLSRAAWKGPNIVPLPIKEAMTKGTPIRTNARSATILPQFVGLKFQVHNGKEYVPFEVTEDMVGRKLGEFAFTRKRLSYTKK; from the coding sequence ATGGTATTTTCCACTGTGAGGTTACTGTCTAGAGCTGCATGGAAGGGACCCAACATAGTTCCACTGCCAATAAAGGAAGCCATGACAAAGGGGACTCCGATCAGAACCAACGCTAGGAGCGCTACAATCCTGCCACAGTTTGTTggcttgaaatttcaagtaCATAACGGTAAAGAATACGTGCCGTTCGAAGTCACAGAAGATATGGTTGGTAGAAAATTAGGAGAATTCGCCTTTACAAGGAAAAGACTGTCTTATACAAAGAAGTAA
- the SOL1 gene encoding Sol1p (similar to Saccharomyces cerevisiae SOL2 (YCR073W-A) and SOL1 (YNR034W); ancestral locus Anc_6.345) — translation MTTTVPKVFAFHEFSDVAEAVADYVVYAQNGALNRKVKERKPSLAALNTSHSTGKVNELGTKRSEDGEGSEVQRVLSSKSVRSVGNDSSASSVRRSSTKKKEVRFKIAISGGSLIQVLHEGLLKRSDVQWGKWDMYFADERLVPFNSNDSNYGQAKRKILDLIDTEKYGKPNVYHIDESLIEDPQECADNYEKVLIKGFAGRDSVKLPMFDLFLLGCAPDGHIASLFPNFQENLREKLAWVVPVVKAPSGPSNRISLTIPVICHSHRVMFVVEGAVKAPVIKTIMERPEKGLPSSIVNEGAAGRVSWFVDDDALTDVFVTKKTYKFHNKIESE, via the coding sequence ATGACAACAACTGTGCCTAAAGTGTTTGCCTTCCATGAATTCTCGGATGTGGCTGAGGCAGTGGCTGATTATGTTGTGTATGCACAAAATGGTGCATTGAATAGAAAGGTAAAAGAAAGGAAGCCTTCGCTCGCTGCATTGAACACGAGTCATTCCACTGGCAAAGTTAATGAACTAGGAACCAAACGGAGTGAAGATGGGGAAGGATCAGAAGTTCAACGAGTTCTTTCATCTAAGAGTGTTCGCTCAGTTGGCAATGACAGCAGTGCCAGTAGCGTAAGGAGGTCATctacaaagaagaaagaagtACGATTCAAGATTGCCATCTCTGGTGGTTCCTTGATTCAGGTTCTGCACGAAggtcttttgaaaagatctGACGTTCAATGGGGTAAATGGGATATGTATTTTGCTGACGAAAGACTGGTACCCTTTAACTCCAATGACAGTAACTACGGACAAgccaaaagaaaaattttagatcTTATTGACACTGAAAAGTATGGGAAACCAAACGTCTATCATATAGATGAATCTTTGATCGAAGATCCCCAAGAATGTGCCGATAATTATGAAAAAGTCTTGATCAAGGGTTTTGCCGGAAGAGATTCTGTAAAACTTCCGATGTTTGACTTATTTTTGCTAGGTTGTGCACCAGATGGTCACATTGCATCCTTATTCCCAaatttccaagaaaatCTTAGGGAGAAACTAGCGTGGGTCGTTCCAGTAGTAAAAGCTCCATCTGGCCCTTCAAATAGGATTTCATTAACAATTCCTGTAATTTGTCATTCTCATAGGGTAATGTTTGTTGTAGAAGGTGCTGTGAAAGCTCCGGTTATCAAAACTATTATGGAAAGACCAGAGAAAGGTTTACCTAGTAGTATTGTTAATGAAGGCGCAGCAGGACGTGTATCATGGTTTGTGGATGATGATGCGTTAACTGATGTATTTGttacaaagaaaacttATAAATTTCATAATAAAATTGAGTCTGagtaa
- the ABZ1 gene encoding 4-amino-4-deoxychorismate synthase (similar to Saccharomyces cerevisiae ABZ1 (YNR033W); ancestral locus Anc_6.344) — MDRFNILFIDSYDSFSYNLIRLIESQSIDNGKGIQVTVIHNDTFDDLKELLAYINIFECIVIGPGPGNPVNGAKDIGIISALFNSDQIEIPILGVCLGFQAMCYYHGATIEELKTIKHGQVEPIEIDTSVPLFENCPPVFKSTRYHSLHVSNYEGNDNIEPLAFTYDENGKLLMAAKIKGKPYYGVQYHPESCCSEYGDKLIENFLKITQSHHKETSIRSNSEQFLRSIHKSIDIRPTYLNSYNSSKSPEISIQSYRINEGGIDMAKLFCDSFPNLSKFLLLSSKFNKKFGKWSIIALPDDSSTVFTHYESIKKTTVHSWQDPRLKVSEYKKNVEEGTSTDCLTVLPQDKSKFWDYIGNFMKDHISYHYDNKLPFIGGLVGILGYEMGQYVEQSGTYSLQPDAKLAFISNSIVIDHEIGKLYTISLSGSFPQELTDFFVNFNSSAGIESEGDDSTGFPDATHFAIEKPNAVDYMRAFKKCQRRIHCGDSYEICLTTQSIVQPSKTINPWIIYKKLLKMNPSPFSSFFEFNDLIGSEDILYLLSSSPERFIEWDQNICELRPIKGTVKKGRNMDLKRASEILKTPKEFGENLMILDLIRNDLHQLVKDVQVTEFMSIEEYETVYQLVSVIRASGIQNSVYSGFDFLRNSLPPGSMTGAPKKITVELLQKEIENELNEHIHPDGSRGVYSGVSGYWSVNDHSDWSVNIRCMYSYDGGKKWLLGAGGAITALSTLDGEWEEMQVKLDSALQVFE; from the coding sequence ATGGATCGATttaatattcttttcattgattcTTATGATTCTTTCAGTTATAACCTTATAAGATTGATTGAAAGTCAGAGCATCGACAATGGAAAGGGAATTCAAGTTACGGTTATTCATAATGACACCTTCGATGATCTCAAGGAACTATTAGCATACATAAATATTTTCGAGTGTATTGTCATTGGCCCAGGACCAGGAAATCCAGTTAATGGTGCTAAAGATATCGGGATCATATCAGCACTATTCAATTCagatcaaattgaaattccGATTCTTGGTGTTTGTCTAGGTTTTCAAGCAATGTGCTATTATCACGGTGCTACTATAGAAGAACTGAAGACTATTAAGCATGGACAAGTAGAACCAATCGAGATAGACACGAGTGTCCCTTTATTCGAAAACTGTCCACCTGTATTCAAATCTACTAGGTATCATTCTCTTCATGTTTCGAACTATGAAGGGAATGATAATATCGAACCGCTTGCGTTCACTTATGATGAGAATGGTAAACTGTTAATGGCAGCAAAGATAAAAGGAAAGCCATATTATGGGGTTCAATATCATCCAGAGTCCTGCTGTTCAGAATATGGTGATAAGCTTAtcgaaaatttcttgaagatCACGCAATCACATCACAAAGAAACATCTATCAGATCAAATTCTGAACAATTTTTACGGTCTATACACAAATCAATTGACATTAGACCAACTTACCTCAACTCATACAATTCCTCGAAATCGCCGGAAATATCTATTCAATCGTACAGAATCAATGAAGGTGGAATTGATATGGCGAAACTATTTTGTGATTCCTTCCCAAATCTCTCCAAGTTTCTTTTACTATCttccaaattcaataaaaaatttggcAAGTGGTCGATAATTGCATTACCGGATGACAGTTCCACTGTTTTTACGCATTACGAATCAATCAAGAAAACAACAGTTCATAGTTGGCAAGATCCAAGACTGAAAGTGtctgaatataaaaaaaatgttgaaGAAGGTACATCTACAGACTGCCTTACTGTTCTCCCCCAAGATAAATCTAAATTTTGGGACTATATCGGAAATTTTATGAAAGACCACATCTCATATCACTACGACAATAAGCTGCCATTTATTGGGGGACTAGTAGGTATTTTAGGATATGAAATGGGACAATATGTCGAACAATCTGGTACATACTCTTTACAGCCTGATGCCAAACTCGCATTTATATCAAATTCCATTGTAATCGACCATGAAATCGGAAAACTTTATACGATATCATTATCTGGGTCATTTCCCCAGGAACTTACAGATTTCTTCGTaaattttaattcatctgCAGGTATAGAATCTGAAGGCGATGACAGTACTGGATTTCCCGACGCAACTCACTTTGCTATTGAGAAACCGAATGCTGTAGATTATATGAGAGCCTTCAAAAAGTGCCAAAGACGTATTCATTGTGGCGATTCATATGAAATCTGTCTTACGACACAATCGATAGTACAACCTAGTAAGACTATTAATCCATGGATTATATACAAGAAGTTGCTAAAAATGAACCCATCTCccttttcaagtttttttGAGTTTAATGATCTAATTGGCTCCGAAGACATACTATATTTATTGAGTTCATCTCCAGaaagatttattgaatggGACCAGAATATTTGTGAACTCCGCCCTATAAAGGGTACAGTGAAGAAAGGAAGAAATATGGACTTGAAACGGGCCAGTGAAATCCTGAAAACGCCAAAAGAGTTTGgtgaaaatttgatgatctTGGATTTGATAAGAAATGACCTGCACCAGCTAGTGAAGGATGTTCAAGTAACCGAATTTATGTCTATCGAAGAATACGAAACTGTATATCAGTTGGTTAGTGTTATCAGAGCAAGTGGTATACAAAACAGTGTATATTCTGGATTTGACTTCTTAAGAAATTCCTTACCACCGGGCTCAATGACGGGCGCTCCAAAGAAGATTACCGTCGAATTACTTCAAAAAGAGATCGAAAACGAATTGAACGAACATATACATCCCGATGGCAGCAGAGGTGTTTACAGTGGTGTTTCTGGTTACTGGTCCGTCAATGACCACAGCGACTGGTCCGTCAATATAAGGTGCATGTATTCCTACGATGGTGGTAAGAAGTGGCTTTTGGGAGCAGGTGGTGCCATTACTGCCCTCAGTACACTCGATGGTGAATGGGAAGAGATGCAAGTCAAACTAGACAGTGCATTACAGGTTTTTGAATAA
- the ARC35 gene encoding Arc35p (similar to Saccharomyces cerevisiae ARC35 (YNR035C); ancestral locus Anc_6.351) gives MLHLQPHNLLIQKTLTEAIEAVNNGTPLTLDRIVSDFDYTTFHISNSDEEKSTLLLSVKTKAWASVVNCGDLLSYLQSSFTKFNGIEIPSNFENGYNYTLALDLKQLDQESVVQASLLKTMIMSFPFNLSFEEFNKLSSQPAPTTEYELNNINNNAPVFKIEYRDDENIFIKPSFDRITVIFETIFQDETDKILGKVFLQEFVDARKRNRGIQSAPQVLFSHEPPLELRNLSEYSNYTDISSSKRFITFVLFPRHFANDELKFKSVVQLTLFRSYFHYHIKCSKAYLHSRMRYRVDTFVKVLNRAKVDEEEDSKDADSEQHVRRTITGRKVVY, from the coding sequence ATGTTACACTTACAACCACACAATTTACTTATCCAAAAGACCTTGACTGAGGCCATTGAAGCGGTTAACAATGGTACTCCATTAACGTTAGATAGAATTGTCTCCGATTTTGATTACACAACATTCCATATTTCTAACTCAGATGAAGAGAAGAGTACTTTGCTTTTAAGTGTCAAAACCAAGGCGTGGGCGAGTGTCGTAAATTGTGGGGATTTACTTTCATATCTTCAGTCATCTTTCACAAAGTTCAATGGTATCGAAAttccatcaaattttgaaaatggcTACAATTATACTTTAGCACTCGATCTTAAGCAATTAGATCAAGAATCTGTGGTTCAAGCATCATTACTAAAAACCATGATCATGAGTTTCccattcaatttatcattcgaagaattcaacaaattgaGTTCTCAACCTGCTCCAACGACAGAATACGAACtaaataatattaacaACAACGCTCCAGTTTTCAAGATTGAGTACAGAGATGATGAgaatatctttatcaaaCCTTCGTTCGATCGTATTACTGTCATTTTTGAGACCATTTTCCAAGATGAGACAGATAAGATCCTCGGTAAAGTGTTCTTGCAAGAATTTGTAGACGCCAGAAAGAGGAACCGTGGTATTCAGTCTGCTCCACAAGTTCTTTTCTCACATGAACCGCCTTTAGAATTAAGAAACTTGAGTGAATACTCGAATTATACTGATATCAGCTCTAGTAAAAGATTCATTACTTTTGTATTATTTCCACGTCATTTtgcaaatgatgaattgaaattcaaatcagTTGTCCAATTGACTCTATTCAGAAGCTATTTCCATTATCACATCAAGTGTTCAAAAGCTTATTTGCATTCCAGAATGAGATATAGAGTTGATACATTTGTTAAAGTTTTGAACAGAGCGAAAGttgatgaggaagaagattcAAAGGATGCTGACAGTGAACAACATGTCAGGAGAACGATCACAGGAAGAAAAGTTGTTTATtag
- the EGO4 gene encoding Ego4p (similar to Saccharomyces cerevisiae YNR034W-A and YCR075W-A; ancestral locus Anc_6.348), whose protein sequence is MRGDKEIDEVIDISTKLFELIPKTVGTLTFDENEHLIDTSGVGRELKKTHIQDIFKKANEGLGKVGYFTFYDDHHGLTHVFKRHDGKTTVIYTDDKKEE, encoded by the coding sequence atgcGTGGTGACAAAGAGATTGACGAAGTAATTGACATTAGTACCAAGttatttgaattaattCCAAAAACTGTCGGTACGTTAACTttcgatgaaaatgaacatCTTATTGATACTTCTGGTGTCGGTAGGGAATTAAAAAAGACACATATTCAAgatatcttcaaaaagGCAAATGAAGGTCTGGGTAAGGTTGGTTACTTTACCTTTTATGATGATCATCATGGATTAACCCATGTATTCAAGCGTCATGACGGTAAGACTACAGTTATTTATACCGACGACaaaaaggaagaataa